One Methylorubrum extorquens genomic window, GCGCGCGATCATGTCCAGCTCGTCATCACCGACCGCTCGCCGCTGTCGCAGGATCAGGAATTCGGGGTGGTCGCCAACCGCACATGGCGGCTGTCGGACCTCAGCACCAAGCACACGCTGCTGCTCGCCGGAATCGGATGGGGCAGCATGCCCGCGCACATGGTCGAGGCGGACATCGCCGCCGGCCGCCTCGTCGAGCTGGATCTACCCGACGTCCGGCGCCGCCGGCTGCCGCTCACGGTGATCTACCGCACCGGCCATCCCCCGGGACCGGCCGGGCGCTGGCTGATCCGCCGCTTCGTCGAGCAGGCGGAGCGCGAGGCCGCGGCGCGGGCGGCCTGACGAGCGAAGAGGTTCAGGCGCCCGAGCGGACCGCCCCATCCGTCGCCGGATAGACCAGCGGGTCACCCGCGCGCCGGTTGTCGTAGACGGCCTCGCCCGCGATCCAGGTCGCGCGCACCGTGCGGTGGTCGCCGAGCGTCATCAGCACGAACAGCAACTCCTCGATGCTGGAGCAGGTGCCGGTGCGAAAGCCCAGGAGCGGCGTCGCGGCGAGGTCGAGGACGCAGAGATCCGCATCGTGCCCCGGCGCGATCCGCCCGATCCGGTCGTCCAACCGCAGCGCTTCGGCGCCGCCGAGCGTCGCGAGCCAGAACGCCCGGACCGCGTCGAGCCGGGTGCCGCGCAACGCGGCGACCTTGTAGGACTCGCCGAGCGTCTTCAGCAGCGACAGGGTGGTGCCGGCGCCGACATCGGTGCCGAGCCCGACCCGCACCGGGCGGCGCGGATCGAGGGCGTCGAACAGCCGGAACAGGCCGCTGCCGAGGAAGCCGTTCGAGGTCGGGCAATGGGCGATCGCCGCGCCGCTGGCGTGGCAGGTGCAGAAATCCTCCTCCGAGAGGTGGATCGCATGGCCGAGCACCGTGCGCGGGCCGACGAGGCCGGACTGCACGTAGACGTCGAGATAGCTCGCCCGGTCGGGGAACAGCTCGCGCACCCAGGCGATCTCGTCAGTGTTCTCGCACAGATGGGTCTGGAGGAAGAGGTCGTCGTGCTCCCGCATCAAGGTGCCGGCGGCATCGAGCTGGGCCTGCGTGCAGGAGGGGGCAAAGCGCGGCGTGACGCAGTAATGCTGGCGCCCGCGCCCGTGCCAGCGGGCGATCAGGGCCCGGCTCTCGTCGTAACCCCGCTGCGCCGTGTCGAGGAGCCCGGCCGGGGCGTTGCGGTCCATCAGGACCTTGCCGGCGATCATCCGGGTGTTGAAGCGGGCCGATTCAGCGAAGAACGCCTCGACCGAGCCGGGATGGACCGTGCAGTAGACCACCGCCGTGGTGGTGCCCGCGCCCAGGATCTCGCGGAAGAACAGCTTGGCCACCCGCTCGGCATGGGCCTGATCCGCGAACTGCAACTCGGCGGGGAAGGTGTATTTCTCGAGCCAGGCCAGCAGCTGCTCGCCGTAGGAGGCGATCATCTGCAGCTGCGGATAATGGACGTGGGTATCGATCAGGCCGGGCAGGATCAGGGCGTTCTCGTAGGTCGTGACCGCGACGCCCGCCGGGATGCGGTCCGACAGGTCGGAAAAGTCGCCGAAGGCGGTGATACGCCCGTCCTCGATCAGGATCAGGGCATCGGCCACGTGCTGGAGACAGCCCTCGCTCAGGAAGGGGTTGCCGGTCAGGCTCACCGCCTGTCCGCGGATCGCCCGCATCCGGGCCGGTGCCGCCGTCATGCGTCTTCGGTCTCCCGTTCCGCATCCTCCGTTGCCGCCATGACCTGTCGGAAAATTCGGTCGGGGGCGAACGGCGTCGCGGTCAGCCGCACGCCGGTAGCGTCGCGGATCGCGTTGCCCAGGGCGGCGGCGACGGGGTTGTAGGGGGCCTCGCTCATCGATTTGGCGCCCAGCGGCCCGACCGTGTCGTGGGTGTCGGCGAACAGAACCTCGGTCACCGGAAC contains:
- the guaD gene encoding guanine deaminase, encoding MTAAPARMRAIRGQAVSLTGNPFLSEGCLQHVADALILIEDGRITAFGDFSDLSDRIPAGVAVTTYENALILPGLIDTHVHYPQLQMIASYGEQLLAWLEKYTFPAELQFADQAHAERVAKLFFREILGAGTTTAVVYCTVHPGSVEAFFAESARFNTRMIAGKVLMDRNAPAGLLDTAQRGYDESRALIARWHGRGRQHYCVTPRFAPSCTQAQLDAAGTLMREHDDLFLQTHLCENTDEIAWVRELFPDRASYLDVYVQSGLVGPRTVLGHAIHLSEEDFCTCHASGAAIAHCPTSNGFLGSGLFRLFDALDPRRPVRVGLGTDVGAGTTLSLLKTLGESYKVAALRGTRLDAVRAFWLATLGGAEALRLDDRIGRIAPGHDADLCVLDLAATPLLGFRTGTCSSIEELLFVLMTLGDHRTVRATWIAGEAVYDNRRAGDPLVYPATDGAVRSGA